One Beggiatoa leptomitoformis DNA segment encodes these proteins:
- a CDS encoding ATP-binding protein, translating to MENKFFISLRFRMIAMILLGVVPPMLIAILFASSQAAQIIRQEAKENLMLRATSLADSVTRWDEMNVKSLMTLSQNAAFTTMEAEKQISSLSAVFRVYPEIYGTAVVKSNGLNFTSGTGIVHRNPINLSHREWFQGALEGNNITRSAQISRTYEQPAVTFSSPVRAIPTLKRGDTGELVNQLQTKLKEISFYKNQINITGVYDKATEDTVRTYQMDYTGLIATGIADPLTLELLGLVKQWDEKNTTPPTRPVIGVAVVLTFLTELGKAVGAVRLGKTGYAFMVDEKGHVLAHPEAKYVTGDELTDFSQHPAVQHIIEGHSGLYSFTDAENVSWLSHGIRLANGWSVIALQQEAEVLEREQFFWRLSMIVAIIAVLIVCTFTWLLANRLLKPITGLTKAATKLADGDWQQSVDVKSNDEIGILSSTFNQMAKQLRVSFSILDAKREEAQKAREAAEEANKVKSMFVANMTHELRTPLNAIIGYSEMLQEEAADMEMEDFIPDLKKIDSAGRHLLALINDVLDFSKVEAGKMELYLETFSINMMVQDVIFTIQPLIEKNQNSLDVGAFEELGMMHSDVTKVRQCLFNLLSNASKFTENGKIRLNVDCHQRDAINWVRFRVTDTGIGMTPEQTSKLFRAFMQADTSTTRKYGGTGLGLVITRQFCQMMGGDVLVESEFGKGSTFTIELPTQLADRIDDTEP from the coding sequence ATGGAAAATAAATTTTTCATCAGTTTACGCTTCCGTATGATAGCGATGATATTGCTCGGCGTAGTTCCTCCTATGCTGATAGCCATACTCTTTGCCAGTTCGCAAGCGGCACAAATTATTCGGCAGGAAGCTAAAGAAAACCTGATGTTACGCGCCACCTCTTTAGCGGATAGCGTTACACGTTGGGATGAGATGAATGTCAAATCACTCATGACTTTAAGTCAAAATGCCGCGTTTACCACGATGGAAGCAGAAAAACAAATTTCCAGCCTTTCTGCGGTCTTTCGAGTCTATCCTGAAATTTATGGGACTGCTGTCGTTAAAAGTAATGGGTTAAATTTTACAAGTGGAACAGGTATCGTCCACCGTAACCCCATTAACTTAAGTCATCGAGAATGGTTTCAAGGCGCGTTAGAAGGCAATAACATCACCCGTAGCGCGCAAATTTCTCGTACCTATGAACAACCAGCCGTTACCTTTTCTTCCCCTGTCCGTGCTATTCCAACCCTAAAACGCGGAGACACTGGGGAACTGGTTAATCAGCTACAAACCAAATTAAAGGAAATCAGCTTTTACAAAAACCAAATAAATATCACAGGTGTTTATGACAAAGCGACAGAAGATACCGTACGCACCTATCAAATGGACTACACAGGACTGATTGCAACAGGCATTGCAGACCCCCTTACCCTAGAACTACTAGGGCTAGTAAAACAATGGGACGAAAAAAATACCACCCCGCCTACACGTCCTGTTATTGGTGTTGCTGTTGTGCTTACCTTTCTAACCGAATTAGGCAAGGCTGTTGGTGCGGTTCGTTTGGGAAAAACAGGCTATGCCTTTATGGTGGATGAAAAAGGACACGTTCTAGCCCACCCTGAAGCAAAATATGTCACAGGGGATGAACTAACCGATTTTAGCCAACATCCTGCGGTACAACACATTATAGAAGGACATAGTGGTTTATATTCCTTTACTGATGCAGAAAATGTCAGTTGGTTATCACATGGCATTCGTTTAGCCAACGGTTGGAGCGTGATTGCCTTACAACAAGAAGCAGAAGTATTAGAGCGAGAACAATTTTTCTGGCGGTTGTCCATGATTGTTGCCATTATTGCCGTGCTAATTGTTTGCACATTCACTTGGTTATTAGCCAATCGCTTACTAAAACCCATCACAGGACTGACAAAAGCCGCTACAAAACTAGCTGATGGAGATTGGCAACAAAGTGTTGATGTAAAAAGTAACGACGAAATTGGTATTTTATCTAGCACATTTAACCAGATGGCAAAACAACTGCGCGTCTCCTTCTCCATTTTGGATGCAAAACGTGAAGAAGCACAAAAAGCGCGAGAAGCCGCAGAAGAAGCAAACAAAGTAAAAAGCATGTTTGTTGCTAACATGACGCACGAATTACGCACCCCCTTAAATGCGATTATTGGGTATAGCGAAATGTTACAAGAAGAAGCTGCCGATATGGAAATGGAAGATTTTATTCCCGACCTCAAGAAAATTGACAGCGCAGGACGACACTTACTTGCTTTGATTAACGATGTATTAGACTTTTCCAAAGTAGAAGCAGGTAAAATGGAGCTTTATTTAGAGACATTCTCCATCAACATGATGGTTCAAGATGTTATCTTTACCATACAACCGCTGATTGAAAAAAATCAAAATAGCCTAGATGTTGGCGCATTTGAAGAACTGGGTATGATGCATTCTGATGTAACAAAAGTTCGTCAATGCCTATTTAATCTGTTAAGTAATGCCAGTAAATTTACCGAAAATGGCAAAATACGCTTAAATGTAGATTGTCACCAACGAGATGCAATCAATTGGGTACGCTTCCGTGTCACAGATACAGGTATCGGCATGACACCCGAACAAACCTCTAAACTGTTCCGTGCTTTCATGCAAGCAGACACATCAACTACCCGTAAATATGGTGGTACAGGCTTAGGTTTAGTTATTACGCGCCAATTCTGCCAAATGATGGGCGGTGATGTGTTAGTAGAAAGCGAATTTGGCAAAGGTTCAACCTTTACCATTGAATTACCAACACAATTAGCGGATAGAATAGACGACACCGAACCCTAA
- a CDS encoding DMT family transporter, giving the protein MNLSNNKTFWLMLMPSVFVLLWSTGFIGAKYGLPYAEPFTFLFYRLITVSFLLYLILQIMGQSFPTDKQLIGHVAVSGLLVHAGYLGGVFAAIKIGMPSGLAALIVGLQPLLTAVAASFFLREIITRLQWIGLFLGLLGVAFVLSERFTPNTAHFDITAIFWATLALFSISLGTVYHKRFCTGMELISGTLIQYLAATVVLGAIAFTTETMVVTWNLSFILALAWLVLGLSLGAISLLMLLIKQGAAARVASLFYLVPPVTALEAFILFDEKLGVFALCGMALTVIGVALVVVKKRPL; this is encoded by the coding sequence GTGAATTTATCAAATAACAAAACCTTTTGGTTGATGCTGATGCCGAGTGTGTTTGTTCTACTCTGGAGTACAGGTTTTATTGGGGCAAAATATGGCTTGCCTTACGCAGAGCCTTTTACTTTTCTATTCTATCGGCTGATTACTGTTAGCTTTTTGCTTTATCTTATTTTGCAAATAATGGGGCAATCTTTTCCAACGGATAAACAACTAATTGGGCATGTTGCTGTTTCGGGGTTACTGGTTCATGCGGGTTATTTAGGCGGTGTTTTTGCGGCAATAAAAATAGGAATGCCTTCAGGTCTAGCAGCATTGATTGTTGGGTTACAGCCACTACTAACCGCTGTTGCTGCCTCTTTTTTCCTGCGAGAAATCATCACCCGCTTACAATGGATAGGATTATTTTTAGGTTTATTAGGGGTTGCGTTCGTACTCAGCGAGCGATTTACGCCGAATACAGCTCATTTTGATATAACCGCGATTTTTTGGGCAACACTGGCGTTATTCTCCATTTCACTGGGTACGGTATATCACAAACGCTTTTGTACAGGGATGGAACTGATTAGTGGAACACTTATCCAATATCTTGCCGCTACGGTTGTTTTAGGGGCTATTGCCTTTACGACAGAAACAATGGTCGTAACATGGAATTTATCATTTATTTTGGCATTGGCTTGGTTAGTCTTAGGGCTATCATTGGGTGCAATCAGTCTGTTGATGCTACTGATTAAACAAGGAGCAGCGGCGCGTGTTGCCAGTTTATTCTATCTTGTGCCACCTGTAACGGCATTAGAAGCCTTTATTCTCTTTGACGAAAAATTAGGTGTATTCGCATTATGTGGAATGGCATTAACCGTTATTGGTGTTGCTTTAGTTGTGGTTAAAAAACGTCCTTTATAA
- a CDS encoding YciK family oxidoreductase: MMDYKPAPDLLKNRIVLVTGAGDGIGRASARTFAQYGATVILLGRTTRKLEAVYDEIEQAGYPQPAIYPMNLEGASPKDYTDLVATLNNEFGQLDGILHNAGLLGALAPIEHYDINLWYNVIQVNINAPFLLTRACLGLLRKSSDASIIFTSSSVGRKGRAYWGAYAVSKFATEGLMQILADELVENTAIRVNSINPGATRTGMRAAAFPAEDPNTLKTPEEIMLTYLYLMGADSRGITGQALNAQ; the protein is encoded by the coding sequence ATGATGGATTACAAACCTGCTCCCGATTTACTTAAAAATCGCATTGTGTTGGTCACAGGTGCGGGGGATGGAATTGGGCGAGCGAGTGCGCGCACGTTTGCACAGTATGGCGCGACAGTGATTTTATTAGGGCGTACCACACGCAAGCTAGAAGCGGTTTATGATGAAATTGAACAAGCAGGTTATCCACAACCTGCTATTTATCCGATGAATTTAGAAGGTGCTAGCCCTAAAGATTATACCGATTTGGTCGCTACACTGAATAATGAGTTTGGACAGTTAGATGGGATTTTACACAATGCAGGTTTGTTAGGCGCATTAGCACCCATAGAACATTATGATATTAATCTATGGTATAACGTCATACAGGTTAATATAAACGCGCCCTTTTTATTAACACGTGCTTGTTTGGGCTTGTTAAGAAAATCATCTGATGCGTCTATTATTTTTACATCGTCTAGTGTTGGGCGTAAAGGGCGGGCTTATTGGGGGGCTTATGCGGTTTCTAAATTTGCGACTGAGGGATTAATGCAAATATTAGCTGATGAGTTGGTGGAAAATACGGCTATTCGAGTTAATAGTATTAATCCCGGTGCGACCCGTACAGGAATGCGGGCGGCGGCTTTTCCTGCTGAAGACCCCAATACGTTAAAAACGCCAGAAGAAATCATGCTGACTTATTTGTATTTGATGGGTGCTGATAGTCGTGGCATAACAGGGCAAGCCCTTAATGCACAGTAA